A genome region from Chryseobacterium sp. G0186 includes the following:
- a CDS encoding DUF4377 domain-containing protein — MKSIATILKGAAPALALFAMTQCTTTAGASSTDEKTFIVGPQTADCTGVAPMKCLQVKEKASENWTNFYTNIDGFTYEPGYEYVLKVKTEKIANPPADGSSIKYTLVKQVSKVKKGAEANEKTLIIGAQTVDCSAGAGRMKCMQVKENASESWSNFYSNIEGFTYEPGYEYVLKVKTEKIDNPPADASSIKYTLIEQVSKTKK, encoded by the coding sequence ATGAAAAGTATAGCAACAATTCTAAAAGGGGCAGCACCCGCATTAGCATTATTTGCAATGACGCAATGTACAACGACTGCAGGAGCATCCTCAACTGATGAAAAAACATTCATCGTAGGACCTCAAACCGCAGATTGTACAGGAGTGGCTCCAATGAAATGTCTGCAGGTAAAGGAGAAGGCTTCAGAAAACTGGACTAATTTCTACACCAACATCGATGGATTTACCTATGAGCCCGGATATGAATATGTATTAAAGGTAAAAACAGAAAAAATCGCTAATCCTCCAGCTGATGGTTCTTCTATTAAATACACGTTGGTAAAGCAGGTTTCCAAAGTTAAAAAAGGAGCTGAAGCCAATGAAAAAACACTTATTATTGGTGCACAGACCGTAGATTGTTCTGCAGGAGCCGGACGTATGAAGTGCATGCAGGTGAAAGAGAATGCTTCTGAAAGCTGGAGCAATTTCTACAGCAATATTGAAGGATTTACTTATGAACCGGGGTATGAATATGTTTTGAAGGTAAAAACAGAAAAAATTGACAATCCACCGGCAGATGCTTCTTCAATAAAATATACATTGATAGAGCAGGTTTCTAAAACCAAAAAATAA
- a CDS encoding DUF962 domain-containing protein, translating into MSERIKTYKEFYQFYLTEHSKTGTRIFHFIGTLLIFFVIGYVISSGKERFLWYIPIVGYGFAWFSHAVIEKNKPATFKYPLWSLISDFKLFLELLIGKQKFITKADKQPH; encoded by the coding sequence ATGTCTGAAAGAATCAAAACATACAAGGAATTTTATCAGTTTTATCTTACTGAACACAGTAAAACAGGAACCCGAATTTTTCACTTTATCGGTACTCTGCTCATATTTTTTGTTATAGGCTATGTGATCAGCTCCGGAAAGGAAAGATTTCTATGGTACATCCCAATTGTGGGCTATGGATTTGCATGGTTTAGTCATGCGGTTATTGAAAAAAATAAACCGGCCACCTTTAAGTATCCGTTGTGGTCGCTGATCTCAGATTTCAAGCTGTTTCTTGAGCTTTTGATTGGGAAACAGAAGTTTATTACGAAAGCTGACAAACAGCCCCATTAA
- a CDS encoding SPFH domain-containing protein — protein MGIFLAPVIFFGLIILFASFFVVKQETAAIIERFGKFQGVKHSGLHLKLPIIDQIAKRLNLRIQQLDVMIDTKTLDNVFIKMKISVQYQVIRNQVGDAYYRLENPENQITSFVFDVVRAEVPKMKLDDVFVRKDDIAVAVKGELQEAMNSYGYDIIKALVTDIDPDEQVKHAMNRINAAEREKTAAEYESEAQRIRIVAVAKAEAESKKLQGQGIADQRREIAKGLEESVRMLNNVDINSHEASALIVVTQHYDTLHSVGASTRSNLVLLPNSPTAASNMLNDLVVAMTTANTVGEVSKGKYPEPPQKEAGL, from the coding sequence ATGGGTATTTTTCTAGCGCCCGTTATCTTCTTCGGGCTAATTATTTTATTTGCATCGTTCTTTGTCGTGAAGCAGGAAACTGCTGCGATTATTGAACGTTTTGGAAAATTTCAGGGAGTAAAGCACTCCGGGCTTCATTTGAAACTTCCTATTATTGATCAGATTGCTAAAAGACTGAATCTCAGAATTCAGCAGCTTGATGTAATGATTGACACGAAAACGTTAGATAACGTTTTTATTAAAATGAAAATCTCTGTTCAGTATCAGGTGATCAGAAACCAGGTTGGAGATGCCTATTACCGTCTGGAAAATCCTGAGAACCAGATTACATCCTTTGTATTTGACGTTGTGCGTGCAGAAGTTCCAAAGATGAAACTGGATGATGTCTTTGTAAGAAAGGATGATATTGCGGTAGCTGTAAAAGGTGAGCTTCAGGAAGCAATGAACAGCTACGGATACGATATTATTAAGGCATTGGTAACAGATATAGATCCGGATGAGCAGGTAAAACATGCGATGAACAGAATTAACGCTGCCGAAAGAGAAAAAACGGCTGCAGAATATGAATCTGAAGCGCAGAGAATCAGGATTGTAGCTGTTGCAAAAGCTGAGGCTGAATCTAAAAAACTACAGGGGCAGGGGATTGCAGATCAAAGAAGAGAAATTGCAAAAGGGCTTGAGGAATCCGTAAGGATGCTGAACAATGTAGATATCAATTCACATGAAGCATCGGCGCTTATTGTAGTCACACAGCATTATGATACCTTGCATTCTGTGGGGGCAAGTACCCGAAGTAATCTGGTGCTTCTTCCCAACTCACCTACTGCAGCAAGCAATATGCTGAATGATCTTGTTGTGGCGATGACTACTGCGAATACTGTAGGAGAAGTAAGTAAAGGGAAATATCCTGAACCTCCTCAAAAAGAGGCAGGACTTTAA
- a CDS encoding APC family permease — protein sequence MSQLFRRKIYSDTDTSTGLLRVLGVWDIVFFGIAAIIGAGSFSSLGEAVFRGGPGVILLYLICGFACGFTALCYAEFASRIPTAGSAYTYAYASFGELIAWIIGWALIMEYSFGNIYVAFSWSDYFTSFLGRIGLHIPDYLTCSYTEASKAFRNGSENKELLNAWNTAPLIGSLKFIVDIPALVINGLITWLCYVGVKESKNFNNSLVILKLGVILLVILVGFAYINTDNWTPVSPITGSPSFMPNGFTGVMSAVSGVFFAYIGFDALSVLSEETKDPQKTLPKGMIISLVLCTVIYIALTLVLTGMVDYKKFDGVGDPLSFIFEKTNANVAWMELVVSFVAIVAITTVLLVFQMGQPRIWYAMSRDGLMPQKFLKIHPKYKTPSFATIVTGIVVGIPILFTDKTFILDFTSIGTIFAFVLVCAGVLVLPAKEKIKGRFHLPYINGKIIFPVIFIGGLIVFYYWQPEFFQTLMNWSDPNEGEFRASIFFFIIVNLILCLVAFVKNLSLIPLIGLSSCLYLLTGMSHENWFWFGMWFVIGLVIYFCYGYKNSKLNKA from the coding sequence ATGAGTCAACTTTTTAGAAGAAAAATCTATTCAGATACAGATACTTCAACAGGACTTTTAAGAGTTTTAGGTGTATGGGACATTGTATTTTTTGGTATTGCGGCAATTATAGGGGCTGGAAGTTTCAGCAGTTTGGGAGAAGCCGTTTTTAGAGGAGGTCCCGGAGTTATTCTTTTATATTTGATTTGTGGTTTTGCCTGTGGTTTTACCGCTTTATGCTATGCTGAATTTGCCAGCAGAATTCCTACAGCAGGCTCTGCCTATACGTATGCCTATGCCAGTTTCGGAGAACTGATTGCCTGGATTATTGGCTGGGCTTTAATTATGGAGTACTCCTTTGGAAATATTTATGTGGCCTTTTCATGGTCAGATTATTTCACAAGTTTCTTAGGGCGTATTGGACTGCATATTCCCGACTATCTTACCTGTAGCTATACAGAAGCCAGCAAGGCTTTTCGAAATGGTTCAGAAAATAAGGAACTACTGAATGCATGGAACACTGCTCCGCTTATCGGAAGCCTGAAATTCATCGTAGATATTCCGGCTTTGGTAATCAATGGTTTAATTACCTGGCTTTGTTATGTTGGGGTAAAGGAAAGTAAAAACTTTAACAACTCTTTAGTGATCTTAAAGCTAGGAGTAATTCTACTGGTTATTCTTGTTGGTTTTGCTTATATCAATACTGATAACTGGACTCCGGTAAGCCCTATAACAGGTTCTCCATCCTTTATGCCAAATGGTTTCACAGGAGTGATGAGTGCTGTTTCGGGGGTATTCTTTGCCTATATTGGGTTTGATGCGTTAAGTGTTCTTTCTGAGGAGACCAAAGATCCCCAGAAAACATTACCAAAGGGGATGATTATCTCTCTTGTGTTATGTACAGTAATCTATATTGCCCTTACTTTGGTATTAACCGGTATGGTGGACTACAAAAAATTTGACGGTGTGGGTGACCCGCTTTCTTTTATTTTTGAAAAAACGAATGCTAATGTAGCGTGGATGGAACTTGTTGTATCTTTCGTTGCTATTGTTGCCATTACCACGGTATTATTGGTTTTCCAGATGGGACAGCCAAGAATCTGGTATGCAATGAGCCGTGATGGATTAATGCCTCAGAAGTTTCTGAAGATTCATCCAAAATATAAAACCCCTTCTTTTGCCACCATCGTTACGGGTATTGTAGTAGGAATTCCTATTTTATTTACGGATAAAACTTTCATTCTGGACTTTACAAGTATCGGAACGATCTTCGCCTTTGTATTGGTTTGCGCTGGGGTACTTGTTCTTCCGGCTAAGGAAAAAATAAAAGGAAGATTCCACCTTCCATACATTAACGGTAAAATTATTTTTCCTGTTATTTTTATTGGTGGCTTGATCGTTTTCTATTACTGGCAACCGGAATTTTTTCAAACTCTTATGAACTGGAGCGATCCTAATGAAGGTGAATTTAGGGCATCTATTTTCTTCTTTATTATCGTAAACCTGATCTTGTGTCTCGTAGCTTTTGTAAAGAACCTTTCACTGATCCCTCTCATAGGTTTAAGCTCTTGTTTATATCTTCTAACCGGAATGAGCCACGAGAACTGGTTCTGGTTTGGAATGTGGTTTGTAATAGGTTTAGTAATTTATTTCTGTTATGGTTACAAAAACAGTAAACTGAATAAAGCTTAG
- a CDS encoding YggS family pyridoxal phosphate-dependent enzyme — MKEDILHHLEIIRDRIKYACEKAGRNSNEVKLLLATKTVSAERIKIALENGQNLIAENKVQELKEKYEELKHTPHTNHFIGHLQTNKIKDILRYDVSCIQSLDRLDLAEKLHQKLFTENKTIEVLIQVNTSNEESKFGVDPARAIELTKKVAELSTLKIKGLMTIGLFSAETEKVRTCFKILKNLQQEIIRENISNIEMNELSMGMSGDLETAIEEGATIVRVGTAVFGARIYPDSYYWDERKAENKQ; from the coding sequence ATGAAAGAAGACATTCTCCATCATCTTGAAATCATCAGAGATCGAATAAAATATGCCTGTGAGAAAGCAGGCAGAAATTCTAATGAGGTTAAATTATTATTGGCTACCAAAACCGTTTCTGCAGAACGCATTAAAATTGCCTTAGAAAATGGACAAAATTTAATTGCAGAAAATAAAGTTCAGGAATTAAAGGAGAAATATGAGGAATTAAAGCATACACCTCATACAAACCACTTTATAGGACATCTTCAGACCAATAAGATTAAGGATATTCTTAGATATGATGTGAGCTGCATCCAATCTCTTGACCGATTGGATTTAGCCGAAAAACTTCACCAAAAGCTTTTTACAGAAAACAAAACCATCGAAGTCCTTATTCAGGTAAACACCTCTAATGAGGAAAGCAAATTTGGAGTCGATCCCGCCAGAGCCATTGAGCTCACTAAAAAGGTAGCCGAACTTTCTACATTAAAAATAAAAGGGTTGATGACCATCGGACTGTTCAGTGCTGAAACAGAAAAGGTAAGAACCTGTTTTAAAATCCTGAAAAATTTACAGCAGGAAATCATCCGGGAAAACATCTCCAACATAGAAATGAATGAACTTTCTATGGGAATGAGTGGTGACCTGGAAACAGCCATTGAAGAAGGAGCAACGATTGTACGGGTGGGAACTGCCGTTTTTGGAGCAAGAATTTACCCGGACAGCTATTATTGGGATGAAAGAAAGGCTGAAAATAAACAATAA
- a CDS encoding glycosyltransferase family 32 protein gives MAIPKQIFQTFKTKKLPLITRYHIWNMRRKNPEYSYFFYDDHDIEQFLTEEFPPQYIESYHKLTIGAAKADFFRYAILYKKGGIYLDIDSCIIKPFRNFILESDEALISVERHKNLYVQWALIFNKEHPFLKKTLELMLDNINNHRYPNNIHATTGPTVFSKGITQSLAENPSIPFTLFGGIEFRGFLKFKYKLGKFFLYKKRSEHWKEQQLHQDIII, from the coding sequence ATGGCAATACCGAAACAAATATTTCAGACCTTCAAAACAAAAAAACTTCCCTTGATTACCAGATATCACATCTGGAATATGAGAAGAAAGAACCCAGAATACAGCTATTTCTTTTATGATGACCACGATATAGAACAATTTCTCACAGAAGAATTTCCGCCCCAATATATTGAGAGTTATCATAAACTGACCATTGGCGCTGCAAAAGCTGATTTCTTCAGATATGCCATTTTATATAAAAAGGGAGGCATCTATCTGGATATCGACAGCTGCATTATAAAACCATTCAGAAACTTTATCCTAGAAAGTGACGAAGCATTAATCAGCGTAGAAAGACACAAAAACTTATATGTACAATGGGCACTAATCTTCAATAAAGAGCATCCTTTTTTAAAGAAAACATTAGAACTGATGCTTGATAACATCAATAATCACCGGTATCCGAATAATATACATGCTACTACAGGGCCAACTGTATTCAGTAAAGGAATCACACAGTCGCTGGCTGAAAATCCATCAATACCCTTTACTCTGTTTGGAGGTATTGAATTTCGCGGATTTTTAAAATTCAAATATAAACTGGGAAAGTTCTTTTTGTACAAAAAAAGATCTGAGCACTGGAAAGAACAGCAACTGCATCAGGACATTATTATTTAA
- a CDS encoding DMT family transporter, translated as MGRSYIFLALAIIFEIIATTFLKKSEEFSKLWPSIVTVIGYACAFYCLSLTLRQIPVGITYAIWSGVGIVFITMIGVIAFKQVPDLPAILGIALIVIGVIVINVFSKMGTH; from the coding sequence ATGGGACGCAGTTATATTTTTCTTGCCTTGGCAATTATATTTGAAATCATCGCTACTACCTTTCTGAAGAAATCTGAGGAATTTTCAAAGTTATGGCCATCCATTGTTACAGTAATAGGATATGCCTGTGCATTTTATTGTCTGAGCTTAACGCTTCGCCAGATCCCTGTAGGGATTACGTATGCTATTTGGTCAGGAGTAGGGATTGTGTTTATCACCATGATTGGAGTGATTGCATTCAAGCAGGTTCCGGATCTGCCAGCCATTCTTGGAATTGCCCTGATTGTAATCGGTGTGATTGTTATTAATGTATTCTCAAAGATGGGAACTCATTAA
- a CDS encoding LytR/AlgR family response regulator transcription factor, with translation MNCIIVDDEPLARAEMRSLIEEAAKIDILGEFSNAPSALDFLKDNDVDIIFLDIEMPMVTGLEFAEMLPKRSLIIFTTAYSQYALKSYELEAVDYLLKPIDPQRLEKAIDKAILYTEMLSQNTVKNTVESNTADFLFIKADRRFYKISFSDIKFIEGLKDYVVIHTRQQKLITAMNLKTIHQKVSEETFIRVSKSYVVNVDYIDSFDNHNIYIEEAEIPIGEVYKAEFFAKYAGGLLGAD, from the coding sequence ATGAACTGTATTATAGTGGATGATGAACCGTTGGCAAGAGCTGAAATGCGGTCATTAATAGAAGAAGCTGCTAAAATTGATATCCTCGGGGAGTTCTCCAATGCTCCATCTGCCCTGGATTTTCTTAAGGATAATGATGTAGATATTATTTTCCTGGATATTGAAATGCCCATGGTTACAGGTCTTGAATTTGCAGAAATGCTTCCCAAAAGATCCCTGATTATTTTTACCACCGCCTATTCCCAATATGCATTGAAGAGCTATGAACTGGAAGCGGTAGATTATCTTTTGAAGCCCATTGATCCTCAAAGGCTGGAAAAAGCTATTGATAAAGCGATATTATACACAGAAATGCTGTCTCAGAATACGGTGAAAAATACGGTAGAATCCAATACGGCAGATTTTCTGTTCATTAAGGCAGACCGACGGTTTTATAAGATCAGTTTCTCAGATATTAAATTCATAGAAGGGCTTAAAGATTATGTAGTCATTCATACCAGGCAGCAGAAGCTTATTACCGCAATGAACCTGAAAACAATTCATCAGAAAGTTTCTGAAGAGACCTTTATTCGGGTAAGTAAATCATATGTAGTGAATGTAGACTATATTGACTCCTTTGATAATCATAATATATACATTGAAGAAGCTGAGATTCCCATCGGAGAAGTTTATAAGGCTGAATTTTTTGCAAAATATGCAGGCGGACTTTTGGGAGCAGATTAA
- a CDS encoding AAA family ATPase has translation MNLYNLIIQDKEPVTLNEVFLDKNNRDQLVQLIKENTYSKELQEYGLPVNNKILLQGSSGCGKTMTAKAIANALGKNIIILNLSNIVSSRIGETSQNIKMIFDKAARERSVLFLDELDQIGKARGSDDKDVGEMRRLVNTLIQLIDYYPENALLLCATNHPEIIDTAILRRFQLKINYVMPSNEFLDRFYDQLLNQFPEDMRSIERRYTISFAEAKDHALTSVKAALIKKLEAKTTIES, from the coding sequence ATGAATCTTTACAACCTTATTATTCAAGACAAAGAGCCGGTAACACTCAATGAAGTATTTCTCGATAAAAACAACAGGGATCAACTTGTACAGCTTATTAAAGAAAATACTTACAGCAAGGAGCTACAGGAATACGGTCTTCCGGTGAACAATAAGATCTTACTTCAGGGAAGTTCTGGATGTGGAAAAACAATGACCGCAAAGGCTATTGCCAACGCTCTGGGAAAAAATATTATTATTTTGAATTTAAGTAATATTGTTTCATCCCGTATTGGCGAAACTTCTCAGAACATTAAAATGATATTTGATAAAGCAGCCAGAGAAAGATCTGTTCTTTTCCTTGACGAGCTGGACCAGATCGGAAAAGCAAGAGGCAGTGATGATAAGGACGTGGGAGAAATGAGAAGACTGGTCAATACCCTCATTCAGCTGATTGATTATTATCCTGAAAATGCTCTTCTGCTCTGCGCTACCAATCACCCTGAGATCATTGATACTGCCATATTGAGACGATTTCAGCTGAAGATCAATTATGTGATGCCTTCCAATGAATTTTTGGATAGGTTCTATGATCAACTTCTGAATCAATTTCCTGAAGATATGAGAAGCATCGAAAGAAGATACACTATTTCTTTTGCGGAAGCCAAGGATCATGCTTTAACATCTGTAAAGGCCGCCCTTATCAAAAAACTGGAAGCTAAAACAACCATCGAATCATGA
- a CDS encoding class I SAM-dependent methyltransferase produces the protein MKDNTWLDKWNERYTHEEFVYGTAPNLYLEEQLKKLTPGTILFPADGEGRNSVYAALEGWKASSFDISEQGRHKALQLAEQSGVDIDYQVGELQTLSYHKEQFDVIALIYAHFPGDIKSSIHQMLNQYLRKGGFIIFEAFSKKHLDYVIKNEEVGGPKDIESLFSVEEIKADFPNYSIIELQETEVELKEGLFHNGTGSVIRFVGQKQ, from the coding sequence ATGAAAGACAACACATGGCTTGACAAATGGAATGAAAGATATACTCATGAAGAATTTGTATATGGAACTGCACCTAATCTTTATCTGGAGGAACAGCTTAAAAAATTAACCCCAGGTACCATCCTATTTCCTGCCGATGGTGAAGGCAGAAATTCCGTTTATGCAGCGTTAGAAGGTTGGAAAGCTTCATCATTTGACATTAGTGAACAAGGCAGACACAAGGCTTTGCAACTTGCAGAGCAGAGTGGTGTAGATATCGATTATCAGGTTGGTGAACTGCAAACATTAAGTTATCACAAAGAACAATTTGATGTAATTGCCCTTATCTATGCCCATTTTCCCGGTGATATTAAATCATCAATACATCAAATGCTGAATCAATATCTTCGGAAAGGCGGATTCATTATTTTTGAAGCCTTCAGTAAAAAGCATCTTGATTACGTCATCAAAAATGAGGAAGTAGGCGGACCAAAAGATATAGAGTCTTTATTTTCCGTTGAAGAAATTAAAGCAGATTTTCCCAATTATTCCATCATCGAGCTTCAGGAAACGGAAGTTGAGCTTAAAGAGGGATTATTTCACAACGGAACCGGATCTGTGATACGTTTTGTAGGACAAAAACAATAA
- a CDS encoding sensor histidine kinase — translation MKYIPWKFKETLVIDFLVERKYRFPRHLLFLAFFFFMIYSARFWHWYSGVYQYYVLFFVYIVLIAMVYINIYVLVPRFFFKTRYLTYLALLVIMGVIGLNMIGYSFKMFFEDFKIVNIQRESDKGGIYEGVLMCIPIILTTTTIKLLQKWISDNKRINELSNLTLNMELNELRNQINPHFLFNMLNNVKALIRTDPAKASVVIIKLSEFLRYQLYENSEEKTLLTSEIDFLSNFLNLEKIRREHFSFDIHTETDKRMISTTFIPPNLFTTFVENAVKHSVDISGKESYINIEIRIENKLLHFICVNSRNPDYIISDKKNSGLGLANITRRLELLYNNTFELHINSEEKEYTVNLKIPV, via the coding sequence ATGAAATACATTCCGTGGAAATTTAAAGAAACATTGGTCATCGATTTTCTGGTGGAAAGAAAGTATAGATTTCCAAGGCATCTTTTATTTCTTGCCTTCTTTTTCTTTATGATTTACAGTGCCAGATTTTGGCATTGGTACTCCGGAGTATACCAGTACTATGTTTTATTCTTTGTTTATATAGTATTGATTGCAATGGTTTACATTAATATTTATGTGTTGGTTCCACGGTTTTTTTTTAAAACAAGATATCTTACCTACCTCGCATTGCTTGTGATAATGGGAGTTATAGGGCTTAATATGATAGGATATAGTTTTAAGATGTTTTTTGAAGACTTCAAGATTGTAAATATTCAGCGTGAAAGTGATAAGGGTGGAATTTATGAGGGGGTGCTGATGTGTATTCCCATTATTCTGACTACCACCACCATAAAGCTATTACAGAAATGGATCAGTGATAATAAAAGAATCAACGAACTGAGCAATCTTACCCTGAATATGGAGCTTAACGAACTCAGAAATCAGATCAATCCGCATTTTTTGTTTAATATGCTGAATAATGTAAAGGCTTTAATCAGAACAGATCCGGCAAAAGCTTCAGTCGTTATTATTAAGCTTTCGGAGTTTCTCAGATACCAGCTGTATGAAAACAGCGAAGAAAAAACATTATTAACTTCTGAAATAGATTTTCTGTCTAATTTTTTAAATCTTGAAAAAATAAGGCGTGAGCATTTTTCCTTTGATATCCATACAGAAACCGATAAAAGAATGATAAGTACAACTTTTATCCCTCCGAACTTATTTACAACCTTTGTAGAAAACGCAGTAAAGCACAGTGTAGATATCAGTGGAAAAGAATCCTATATAAATATTGAGATTCGTATTGAAAATAAGTTGCTCCACTTTATATGTGTAAATTCCCGAAATCCTGATTACATTATTTCAGATAAGAAAAACAGTGGGCTTGGGCTTGCCAATATTACCAGAAGGCTGGAACTTCTTTATAATAATACCTTTGAACTGCATATTAACTCAGAGGAGAAAGAATATACTGTTAACCTAAAAATTCCTGTATGA
- a CDS encoding deoxyguanosinetriphosphate triphosphohydrolase, translating to MNLNQIFTNQRTGNNPQTKVSRTDFQRDFDRIIFSSAFRRLQNKTQVFPLPGSVFVHNRLTHSLEVSSVGRSLGSIIGEFIAEDFKNELTEDSKNFYLYNLGNVIAAACLCHDVGNPAFGHSGEDAIASYFERNEKDLKSKFNEKEWADLVNFEGNANAIRVLAQQQQGKDAGGIQLTFSTLASIAKYPCEAVAKTKGIIHRKKFGFFQNEKDIFLEIAKGTQLIVESEEPHIFKRHPFVWLVEAADDICYNIIDMEDAHRLGIVSTADCENLFFELVKSESNDMDKVKNKLTSISNENEKISYLRAKAINALINKSLEIYKQNFETILKGNLDKGLLDVYKSENNALQDIESFSIEKIYNHKAVVEIENAGYNVMYELLDHFIPSILKPEDERKSYDKKALKLLPRQFVYDNGTDYQKVLGIIDFVSGMTDNYATDLYRKIKGIDIGMTV from the coding sequence ATGAATTTAAACCAGATTTTCACCAATCAACGTACAGGAAACAATCCACAAACCAAGGTTTCAAGAACTGATTTTCAAAGGGATTTTGACAGAATCATCTTCTCTTCCGCATTTAGAAGACTGCAAAATAAAACTCAGGTTTTTCCTCTTCCCGGAAGTGTTTTTGTTCACAACAGGCTGACGCATTCACTGGAGGTGTCATCTGTAGGAAGAAGTTTAGGAAGTATTATTGGTGAATTTATAGCTGAGGATTTCAAAAATGAGCTTACCGAAGATTCAAAGAATTTTTATCTGTATAACTTAGGAAATGTAATTGCAGCAGCATGTCTTTGTCATGATGTGGGAAACCCGGCTTTTGGACATTCCGGAGAAGATGCCATTGCCAGTTACTTTGAAAGAAATGAAAAAGATCTGAAGTCTAAATTCAATGAAAAGGAGTGGGCGGATCTGGTTAATTTTGAGGGGAATGCTAATGCGATCAGAGTATTGGCCCAACAACAGCAGGGAAAAGATGCAGGAGGGATTCAGTTGACATTTTCTACCTTGGCAAGTATTGCAAAATATCCATGTGAGGCCGTAGCCAAAACAAAAGGAATCATCCACAGAAAGAAATTCGGTTTCTTCCAGAATGAGAAAGATATATTTCTTGAAATTGCAAAAGGAACTCAGCTTATTGTTGAAAGTGAAGAACCTCATATTTTCAAAAGGCACCCATTTGTTTGGCTCGTAGAAGCTGCCGATGATATCTGCTATAATATTATTGATATGGAAGATGCCCACAGATTGGGAATTGTCTCTACAGCCGACTGCGAAAACCTGTTCTTTGAACTGGTGAAGTCTGAAAGCAATGATATGGATAAGGTTAAAAATAAACTGACTTCCATTTCCAATGAAAATGAAAAGATCTCCTATTTAAGAGCAAAAGCCATCAATGCTTTAATCAATAAATCACTTGAGATCTATAAGCAAAACTTTGAAACAATTTTGAAGGGTAACCTGGATAAGGGACTTTTGGATGTCTACAAATCTGAAAACAATGCTTTGCAGGATATAGAATCATTCTCTATTGAAAAAATCTACAACCATAAAGCCGTAGTGGAAATTGAGAATGCCGGATACAATGTAATGTACGAATTGCTGGATCATTTTATTCCTTCCATTCTGAAACCGGAAGACGAAAGAAAGTCCTACGATAAAAAAGCATTGAAGCTTCTTCCTAGACAGTTTGTATACGATAATGGTACAGACTATCAGAAAGTTCTTGGTATTATCGATTTCGTTTCCGGAATGACAGATAACTATGCTACCGATTTATATAGAAAAATTAAAGGAATAGACATCGGAATGACCGTTTAA